A part of Paenarthrobacter sp. A20 genomic DNA contains:
- a CDS encoding N-acetyltransferase, protein MSGETDLKTLLESLHPVAREGDYVYALWPHGRPLEGGVEAAVREAEGLTVVLRRDEADSLGLRYDFVATWITLQVHSALEAVGLTAAVSAALTHAGISCNVLAGFHHDHLLVPSADAERAMDVLRLLARGVVLRSERPEDREEILELTANAFAVSPVTGEPVEGTPIEVGLLRELFECAEYIPEFSIVAEMGGEIVGHAISTRGWIGELELIALGPIGVLPHFQKRGVGSALMRETAARATARGEPGIALLGSPLYYPRFGYVPATSVGVQPPEAMWGDHFQLLTLPEWPDGVRGTFRYAEPFNGL, encoded by the coding sequence ATGTCCGGTGAAACCGATCTGAAGACGCTGCTGGAATCCCTTCACCCCGTGGCCCGCGAGGGCGATTACGTTTACGCCTTGTGGCCGCACGGCAGGCCCCTGGAGGGCGGCGTCGAAGCGGCAGTTCGCGAAGCCGAGGGCCTCACGGTTGTCCTGCGGCGGGACGAAGCGGACTCTTTGGGCCTGAGGTACGACTTTGTCGCCACGTGGATCACGCTCCAGGTCCATTCGGCCCTTGAAGCCGTAGGACTCACCGCTGCCGTCAGCGCCGCGTTGACGCACGCCGGGATCAGCTGCAATGTCCTGGCCGGCTTCCACCATGACCACCTCCTGGTGCCTTCCGCCGATGCCGAACGGGCCATGGACGTCCTCCGGCTGCTTGCTCGTGGTGTCGTCCTGCGATCTGAGCGGCCCGAGGACCGGGAAGAGATCCTGGAGCTGACAGCCAACGCGTTCGCCGTCTCACCAGTGACGGGCGAACCTGTCGAGGGCACGCCGATCGAAGTCGGGCTCCTGCGCGAGCTGTTCGAGTGCGCGGAGTACATTCCGGAGTTCAGCATCGTGGCGGAAATGGGTGGGGAGATTGTGGGCCACGCGATCAGCACGCGGGGCTGGATCGGGGAGCTGGAGCTCATTGCCCTCGGCCCCATAGGCGTGCTTCCCCACTTCCAGAAGCGGGGGGTCGGTTCAGCCCTGATGCGCGAGACCGCGGCCCGCGCCACAGCACGTGGAGAACCCGGAATCGCACTGCTGGGCAGTCCGCTCTATTACCCACGCTTCGGCTACGTGCCTGCCACCTCTGTGGGTGTGCAACCGCCTGAGGCGATGTGGGGCGACCACTTCCAGTTGCTGACCCTGCCGGAATGGCCCGACGGCGTCCGGGGCACCTTCCGCTACGCGGAGCCGTTCAACGGGCTATAG
- a CDS encoding ABC transporter ATP-binding protein — protein sequence MSSPAPMPASADAPAGDSVVKVTNLVAGYIPGVNILNGCSIEARKGELIGIIGPNGAGKSTLLKAMFGLVKVHSGTVVVRGQDLTGLKANKLVTQGVGFVPQTNNVFAALTIEENLQMGMFQRPKDFSERFDFVTSLFPELGKRRAQRAGSLSGGERQMVAMGRALMMDPAVLLLDEPSAGLSPVKQDETFLRVHEINRAGVSVIMVEQNARRCLQICDRGYVLDQGKDAYTGTGRELMKDPKVIQLYLGTLADEV from the coding sequence ATGAGCAGCCCCGCCCCAATGCCCGCCTCGGCAGATGCCCCCGCTGGCGATTCGGTCGTCAAAGTCACCAACCTCGTGGCCGGGTACATTCCCGGCGTCAACATCCTCAATGGATGCAGCATCGAGGCCCGCAAGGGTGAGTTGATCGGCATCATCGGCCCGAACGGCGCCGGCAAGTCCACCCTCCTGAAGGCCATGTTCGGCCTCGTAAAGGTCCACTCCGGCACCGTCGTGGTCCGAGGGCAGGACCTCACGGGTTTGAAGGCCAACAAACTGGTCACCCAAGGGGTCGGCTTCGTTCCGCAGACCAACAACGTGTTCGCTGCGCTGACCATCGAAGAGAACCTCCAGATGGGCATGTTCCAACGGCCGAAGGACTTCTCTGAGCGGTTCGACTTTGTCACCAGCCTTTTCCCGGAGCTGGGAAAACGGCGTGCCCAGCGGGCAGGGTCACTCTCCGGAGGTGAACGCCAGATGGTGGCCATGGGCCGGGCGCTCATGATGGATCCGGCCGTGCTCCTCCTCGACGAGCCGTCGGCAGGCCTCTCCCCCGTCAAACAGGACGAGACCTTCCTCAGGGTCCACGAGATCAACCGTGCCGGCGTCTCGGTCATCATGGTGGAACAGAACGCCCGCCGCTGCCTGCAGATCTGCGACCGCGGCTATGTGCTGGACCAGGGCAAGGACGCATACACGGGTACCGGGCGTGAGCTCATGAAGGACCCCAAGGTCATTCAGCTCTACCTGGGCACCCTGGCCGACGAGGTCTAA
- a CDS encoding lipid kinase translates to MKLTREARSIAVVINAGSRKGSTAQKLVAESLAKAELPVSAVYAVPEGGDLGRTLERAVNEGHDLVVVGGGDGTVASAAGLVAGKDVVLGVLPLGTANDLARTLEIPPDLSRACAALAEGKVVDIDLGRANGRPFLNVASAGLSVAVTQALSPRLKRLIGPLAYGVATLRSFAGHKPFQARLEFPEGDHEPVELENLLQVAVGNGRYYGGGNAVSPTAGIDDHTLDIYAILAAPLRQQARIARSLKNGRFVENEQVYHLTSRSVRLVTTPPLPVNLDGEIATSTPTDFAVERNAVHVVVPRNSSSATFEGRG, encoded by the coding sequence ATGAAGCTAACCCGGGAAGCACGCTCCATCGCCGTGGTCATCAACGCCGGTTCACGCAAAGGTTCCACTGCCCAGAAGCTGGTGGCCGAAAGCCTGGCAAAGGCGGAACTCCCGGTCTCCGCTGTGTATGCGGTGCCTGAAGGCGGGGACCTCGGCCGGACCCTGGAACGGGCCGTTAACGAAGGTCACGATCTTGTGGTGGTTGGGGGAGGCGACGGAACTGTTGCCTCCGCTGCAGGACTCGTGGCGGGTAAGGACGTGGTGCTGGGCGTCCTTCCACTGGGCACCGCCAATGACCTGGCCCGGACGCTGGAAATTCCTCCGGACCTGAGCCGGGCATGCGCTGCCCTCGCGGAGGGGAAAGTGGTGGACATCGACCTCGGGCGGGCCAACGGCCGGCCCTTCCTCAACGTGGCTTCAGCCGGCCTGTCCGTGGCAGTCACCCAAGCCCTCAGTCCGCGCCTCAAGCGCCTCATCGGGCCCTTGGCATATGGAGTGGCTACGCTGCGCTCCTTCGCCGGCCACAAGCCCTTCCAGGCCCGCCTTGAATTTCCGGAAGGGGATCACGAACCCGTGGAGCTGGAGAACCTGCTTCAGGTGGCAGTGGGAAACGGAAGGTACTACGGCGGCGGCAACGCGGTCTCTCCGACCGCCGGGATCGACGATCACACCTTGGACATCTATGCGATTCTGGCTGCGCCCCTGCGGCAGCAGGCAAGGATCGCGCGTTCGCTCAAGAACGGCAGATTTGTGGAAAACGAGCAGGTGTACCACCTCACCAGCCGGAGTGTCAGGCTGGTCACCACTCCGCCGCTGCCGGTAAACCTCGACGGCGAGATCGCCACCAGCACACCCACCGACTTCGCTGTTGAACGGAATGCGGTGCATGTGGTGGTCCCGCGGAACAGCAGCAGCGCGACGTTTGAGGGACGCGGCTGA
- a CDS encoding ABC transporter substrate-binding protein, which yields MFDLSPAAPRAAKLTALGIGVALLATACGGSSTPTQTGSSSAAAAGISCPAPSGGAGAGNSQAATTTGPVPPSTTTTDAPLKLGSLLPTTGSLAFLGPPEIAGVNLGIKEVNDAGGVLGAPVSVVHRDSGDTKTDIATQSTTALLGQGVSAVIGAASSGVSKTVINQITGAGVIHFSPANTSPDFTTWDDKGLYWRTAPSDVLQGKVLGNYMATCGAQTVGMIVLNDAYGTGLQKNVKEAFEAAGGKVVAEELFNEGDSQFSSQVDKVLAAKPDAIALITFDQAKSIVPLITGKGIKPTQLFMVDGNTSDYSKDFQAGTMKGAQGTIPGTFAKDDFKKKLLAIDPALKDYSYAGESYDAVNLISLASEAAKSTKGTDIAAKLKEVSEGGEKCTSFAACVTLLREGKDIDYDGQSGPVTFSDAGDPTEAYIGIYEYQDDNTYKPVREEFGKL from the coding sequence ATGTTTGATCTTTCCCCAGCGGCGCCCCGAGCCGCCAAGCTAACCGCGCTTGGCATTGGGGTCGCTCTCTTGGCCACAGCTTGTGGTGGGTCTTCGACTCCTACCCAGACTGGGTCTTCTTCCGCCGCCGCAGCAGGCATCTCCTGCCCGGCACCGAGCGGCGGGGCGGGAGCCGGCAACAGCCAGGCTGCCACCACCACGGGACCAGTACCTCCCTCGACCACCACCACTGACGCACCGCTGAAACTTGGATCGCTCCTGCCGACGACGGGGTCGCTGGCGTTCCTCGGCCCGCCCGAAATTGCCGGTGTCAACCTCGGCATCAAGGAAGTCAACGACGCCGGTGGCGTCCTGGGCGCCCCTGTCTCTGTGGTTCACCGCGATTCCGGTGACACCAAGACGGACATTGCCACCCAGTCCACCACGGCCCTCCTGGGCCAGGGCGTGAGCGCTGTCATCGGTGCGGCGTCCTCGGGTGTTTCCAAGACGGTCATCAACCAGATCACCGGCGCCGGCGTCATCCACTTCTCGCCCGCCAACACCTCTCCTGACTTCACCACGTGGGACGACAAGGGCCTCTACTGGCGCACTGCACCGTCCGACGTCCTGCAGGGCAAGGTCCTTGGAAACTACATGGCTACCTGTGGTGCCCAGACTGTTGGCATGATCGTTCTGAACGACGCCTACGGCACCGGACTCCAGAAGAACGTCAAGGAAGCCTTCGAGGCTGCCGGCGGCAAGGTAGTTGCTGAAGAACTCTTCAACGAGGGTGACTCCCAGTTCAGCAGCCAGGTGGATAAGGTCCTCGCAGCCAAGCCGGACGCCATCGCCCTGATTACCTTTGACCAGGCCAAGAGCATCGTGCCCCTGATCACCGGCAAGGGTATCAAGCCCACGCAGCTGTTCATGGTTGATGGCAACACCTCGGACTACAGCAAGGACTTCCAGGCCGGCACCATGAAGGGCGCACAGGGAACCATTCCCGGTACGTTTGCCAAGGACGACTTCAAGAAGAAGCTCCTGGCGATTGATCCCGCCCTGAAGGACTACAGCTACGCAGGCGAGTCCTACGATGCCGTGAACCTGATCTCGCTGGCCTCTGAAGCCGCCAAGAGCACCAAGGGTACGGACATCGCAGCCAAGCTGAAGGAAGTCTCTGAAGGCGGCGAGAAGTGCACCAGCTTCGCAGCCTGTGTCACGTTGCTCCGCGAGGGCAAGGACATCGACTACGACGGCCAGTCCGGTCCTGTCACGTTCTCCGACGCCGGTGACCCCACCGAGGCGTACATCGGTATCTACGAATACCAGGACGACAACACCTACAAGCCGGTCCGTGAAGAGTTCGGCAAGCTCTAA
- a CDS encoding NAD(P)/FAD-dependent oxidoreductase encodes MATTPELIDRPRVLVVGGGYVGLYVALKLQKKIANAGGIVTVVDPLPYMTYQPFLPEVAGGNIEARHAVVSHRQHLKQTELIQGRVTSIDHANRTAVIAPSDGGENFEIPYFDVVIAAGAITRTFPIKGLADKGIGLKTIEEAVALRNKVLERIEAASTMTDPAERAKALTFVVVGGGFAGIECLTEMEDLARAAVRNNPRIRQEEVRFILVEAMGRIMPEVTASQAEWVVEHLRSRGIEVLLNTSLDSAEGNLKLINLPDKTPAQEVEADTLVWAAGVQANPMIRSTDFPLEPRGRVRVLPDLRIAGDEGIVENAWAAGDIAAVPDLTGKGLPDGTCVPNAQHALRQAKKLAKNLWASRWDKPLHDYKHKNLGAVAGFGEWKGVANINLLGRIGLKGGLAWLAHRGYHGMAMPTVERKFRVVFGWILAFFAGRDTTQLIDLDNPRGAFVAAATPAPKPAAAPAPVEAKPVAEEVKTPVTADAK; translated from the coding sequence ATGGCAACCACCCCTGAGCTCATTGACCGTCCCCGGGTCCTCGTCGTCGGCGGCGGTTACGTCGGCCTGTACGTAGCCCTCAAACTGCAGAAGAAGATCGCGAACGCGGGCGGCATCGTCACCGTCGTTGATCCACTGCCGTACATGACCTACCAGCCCTTCCTTCCGGAGGTGGCCGGTGGCAACATCGAGGCACGCCACGCCGTCGTCTCCCACCGCCAGCACCTGAAGCAGACTGAGCTCATCCAGGGCCGCGTCACCAGCATCGACCACGCCAACCGGACTGCGGTCATCGCACCGTCCGATGGCGGCGAGAACTTCGAAATCCCGTACTTCGACGTTGTCATCGCAGCAGGCGCCATCACCCGTACCTTCCCCATCAAGGGCCTCGCGGACAAGGGCATCGGCCTGAAGACCATCGAGGAAGCCGTTGCACTGCGCAACAAGGTCCTGGAGCGCATTGAAGCCGCTTCCACCATGACGGACCCGGCGGAACGCGCCAAGGCACTGACCTTCGTGGTTGTCGGTGGCGGCTTTGCCGGCATCGAGTGCCTCACCGAAATGGAAGACCTCGCCCGCGCCGCAGTCCGCAACAACCCGCGCATCCGCCAGGAAGAAGTCCGCTTCATCCTCGTCGAAGCCATGGGCCGCATCATGCCCGAGGTCACCGCTTCGCAGGCCGAATGGGTTGTGGAGCACCTCCGCAGCCGCGGCATCGAAGTACTCCTGAACACCTCCCTTGACAGCGCCGAGGGCAACCTCAAGCTGATCAACCTCCCGGACAAGACCCCGGCGCAGGAAGTTGAAGCAGACACCCTGGTTTGGGCTGCCGGCGTGCAGGCCAACCCGATGATCCGCTCCACCGACTTCCCGCTGGAACCGCGTGGCCGCGTCCGCGTCCTCCCGGACCTGCGCATCGCAGGCGACGAAGGCATCGTGGAGAACGCCTGGGCAGCCGGCGACATCGCCGCTGTTCCGGACCTTACGGGCAAGGGCCTGCCGGACGGTACCTGCGTCCCCAACGCCCAGCACGCTCTTCGTCAGGCCAAGAAGCTCGCCAAGAACCTGTGGGCTTCACGCTGGGACAAGCCGCTGCACGACTACAAGCACAAGAACCTTGGTGCTGTTGCCGGCTTCGGCGAGTGGAAGGGTGTTGCCAATATCAACCTGCTCGGCCGCATCGGCCTCAAGGGCGGCCTCGCCTGGTTGGCGCACCGTGGTTACCACGGCATGGCCATGCCCACGGTTGAGCGCAAGTTCCGCGTTGTCTTCGGCTGGATCCTGGCCTTCTTCGCAGGCCGCGACACCACGCAGCTGATCGATCTCGACAACCCGCGCGGTGCCTTCGTGGCCGCAGCGACGCCGGCTCCCAAGCCCGCTGCCGCTCCGGCTCCTGTAGAAGCCAAGCCTGTTGCCGAAGAAGTCAAGACTCCGGTCACTGCTGACGCCAAGTAG
- a CDS encoding septum formation initiator family protein: MATRRPKVPRADALGGPSGTGRPSSETRTAGAGPRTAAKSAAGTGSTESGSDGGDVIKAEFGGTRSTPKPSTPAGGSKIPTGRKPSASTAGKATSKATPKTNDKASSKPKPAAKDDRDVDPVPAKAFSGRMLALAVVMIAITIMLAPTVKIFLEKRAEISALEAEIADRKAEQTELNKQLSRWQDPNYVKQQARDRINMVMPGETGYWVFGGEEAAGTPGGRTGSGSSANPENLPWVDALWESIRRSATD, encoded by the coding sequence ATGGCCACCCGTCGTCCAAAGGTACCCAGGGCCGACGCCCTTGGCGGCCCTTCCGGTACAGGCCGCCCATCCAGCGAAACGCGGACCGCCGGCGCTGGTCCGCGGACTGCAGCCAAGAGTGCGGCCGGCACAGGTTCGACCGAGTCTGGTTCCGATGGCGGCGATGTCATCAAAGCCGAGTTCGGCGGCACGCGATCCACGCCAAAACCGTCGACGCCGGCAGGTGGCAGCAAGATTCCGACGGGCAGGAAGCCCTCGGCGTCCACTGCTGGAAAGGCCACCTCCAAGGCCACCCCAAAGACCAATGACAAGGCCTCCAGCAAACCGAAGCCCGCGGCCAAGGACGATCGCGACGTCGATCCCGTACCAGCCAAGGCGTTTTCCGGCAGGATGCTGGCGCTGGCGGTCGTGATGATAGCCATCACCATCATGCTTGCCCCCACGGTCAAGATTTTCCTGGAGAAGCGCGCCGAAATTTCGGCGCTGGAGGCCGAGATTGCCGACCGGAAAGCAGAGCAAACCGAGCTGAACAAACAGCTTTCCCGGTGGCAGGACCCCAACTACGTGAAACAACAGGCCCGCGACCGCATTAACATGGTTATGCCGGGTGAAACGGGATACTGGGTGTTTGGGGGAGAAGAAGCCGCCGGCACGCCGGGTGGCCGCACCGGCTCCGGATCGTCTGCCAACCCGGAGAATCTGCCCTGGGTCGATGCCCTCTGGGAGTCAATCAGACGATCGGCAACTGACTAG
- a CDS encoding Ppx/GppA phosphatase family protein, which produces MSRVAAIDCGTNSIRLLIADASAGRASGPLADVVREMRVVRLGQGVDATGELAPEALERTFAATRDYAELIKVHGAGRVRFAATSATRDARNRQVFVDGIRDLLGVEPEVISGEEEAALSFAGASSVLPATGQDPILVVDLGGGSTEFVLGDADGVIAARSVDIGCVRLTERHLRSDPPTQAQIAAAEADVDAALDLAAQAVPLDRATAVVGVAGSITTITAHALGLSEYQPDRIHGASLDLETISDACTNLLEMTREERARLPYMHPGRVDVIGAGALVWRRILDRLASVSDGRITTAVSSEHDILDGIALSIRDAE; this is translated from the coding sequence ATGAGCCGCGTGGCAGCGATCGACTGCGGAACCAACTCGATCCGCCTCCTCATCGCCGATGCTTCGGCCGGCCGGGCATCGGGCCCCTTGGCTGACGTCGTCCGTGAAATGCGGGTGGTTCGCCTGGGCCAGGGCGTTGATGCCACGGGCGAACTTGCCCCCGAAGCCCTGGAACGTACGTTCGCTGCAACACGTGACTACGCCGAACTCATCAAGGTGCACGGCGCCGGGCGGGTCCGTTTCGCCGCGACGTCAGCCACCCGTGACGCCCGCAACCGCCAGGTCTTCGTGGACGGCATCCGGGACCTCCTGGGTGTGGAACCGGAGGTGATTTCCGGTGAAGAAGAAGCCGCGCTGTCATTTGCCGGTGCCAGCAGCGTCCTGCCGGCGACGGGACAGGACCCCATCCTCGTGGTGGACCTCGGCGGTGGCAGCACCGAGTTCGTCCTGGGCGACGCCGACGGCGTGATCGCGGCCCGCTCGGTGGATATCGGCTGTGTGAGGCTTACTGAACGTCACCTTCGCAGCGATCCGCCCACGCAAGCGCAAATCGCCGCAGCCGAGGCCGACGTCGATGCCGCATTGGACCTTGCCGCGCAGGCGGTGCCGCTTGACCGCGCCACAGCTGTGGTGGGCGTGGCCGGTTCCATCACTACGATTACGGCGCACGCGCTCGGCTTGAGCGAATACCAGCCGGACCGGATCCATGGTGCGTCACTGGATCTTGAGACCATCAGTGATGCCTGCACCAACCTGCTGGAAATGACGCGGGAGGAGCGCGCCAGGCTTCCCTACATGCATCCCGGCCGCGTGGACGTCATTGGCGCGGGCGCCTTGGTGTGGCGCCGGATCCTGGACCGCTTGGCCAGCGTCAGCGACGGCAGGATCACTACTGCCGTCTCCAGTGAGCACGACATCCTGGACGGCATCGCACTGAGCATCCGGGACGCCGAATGA
- the eno gene encoding phosphopyruvate hydratase, whose amino-acid sequence MALIDAIHAREILDSRGNPTVEVEVLLSDGQIGRAAVPSGASTGEHEAVELRDGDKGRYLGKGVQKAVDAVIDEISPALIGFDATDQRSIDQAMIDLDGTPNKGKLGANAILGVSLAVANAAAASADLPLYKYLGGPNAHVLPVPLMNILNGGSHADSDVDIQEFMIAPIGAETFSEGLRWGVEVYHNLKAVLQEKGLSTGLGDEGGFAPNLPSNRAALDLIQEAIKNAGYTPGTDIALALDVASSEFYKDGAYQFEGKALSATEMSAYYAELVADYPLVSIEDPLDENDWEGWKTLTDTIGDKVQLVGDDLFVTNPVRLQQGIDAATANSLLVKVNQIGSLTETLDAVSLAQRSGYTTITSHRSGETEDTTIADIAVATNAGQIKTGAPARSERVAKYNQLLRIEEELDDAARYAGRSAFPRFKG is encoded by the coding sequence ATGGCGCTTATCGATGCCATCCACGCACGCGAGATCCTTGATTCCCGCGGAAACCCGACCGTAGAAGTTGAGGTCCTGCTCTCCGACGGCCAGATCGGCCGTGCAGCAGTTCCCTCCGGTGCCTCCACCGGCGAGCACGAGGCCGTTGAGCTTCGCGACGGCGACAAGGGCCGTTACCTCGGCAAGGGTGTCCAGAAGGCTGTTGACGCCGTCATCGACGAGATCTCCCCGGCCCTGATTGGTTTCGACGCCACTGACCAGCGCAGCATCGACCAGGCCATGATTGACCTCGACGGCACGCCCAACAAGGGCAAGCTCGGCGCCAACGCCATCCTCGGCGTCTCCCTGGCCGTTGCCAACGCTGCCGCAGCTTCGGCTGACCTGCCGCTGTACAAGTACCTGGGCGGCCCGAACGCGCACGTCCTGCCCGTTCCGCTGATGAACATCCTCAACGGCGGCTCGCACGCCGACTCCGATGTGGACATCCAGGAATTCATGATCGCCCCGATCGGTGCCGAGACCTTCTCCGAGGGCCTGCGCTGGGGCGTTGAGGTCTACCACAACCTCAAGGCCGTCCTCCAGGAAAAGGGCCTCTCCACCGGCCTCGGCGACGAGGGTGGCTTTGCCCCCAACCTCCCGTCCAACCGCGCTGCACTGGACCTGATCCAGGAAGCCATCAAGAACGCCGGCTACACCCCGGGTACTGACATCGCCCTGGCACTGGACGTTGCATCGTCCGAGTTCTACAAGGACGGCGCCTACCAGTTCGAAGGCAAGGCACTTTCCGCCACCGAGATGAGCGCCTACTACGCTGAGCTCGTTGCCGACTACCCGCTGGTTTCCATTGAAGACCCGCTGGACGAGAACGACTGGGAAGGCTGGAAGACCCTCACCGACACCATCGGTGACAAGGTCCAGCTGGTGGGCGATGATCTCTTCGTCACCAACCCGGTCCGCCTGCAGCAGGGCATCGACGCTGCCACGGCAAACTCCCTGCTGGTCAAGGTCAACCAGATCGGTTCCCTGACCGAGACGCTCGACGCCGTTTCCCTGGCCCAGCGTTCCGGCTACACCACCATCACCTCGCACCGCTCCGGCGAAACCGAGGACACCACCATTGCTGACATCGCCGTTGCCACCAACGCGGGCCAGATCAAGACCGGTGCCCCGGCCCGCTCCGAGCGCGTCGCAAAGTACAACCAGCTGCTGCGCATCGAAGAAGAACTCGACGACGCCGCACGCTACGCCGGCCGCAGCGCGTTCCCGCGTTTCAAGGGCTAG
- a CDS encoding DUF501 domain-containing protein: MEENTAAMPQESRQPSAHDLEVLSRQLGRPVRDVVEIPARCVCGNPLVAATAPRLSNGTPFPTTFYLTHPVITSAVSRLEAGGLMNEMNDRLAADQELAGTYQSAHEAYLQARNDIADRSGTGAVPEIDGISAGGMPTRVKCLHVLVGHSLAAGPGVNPLGDEALESITEWWTKDRCYCDGAWDTAGEAPSRDLSRHGPQGLPDIVGRPAPVRKSKTDMSGHQKGTA; the protein is encoded by the coding sequence GTGGAAGAGAACACGGCAGCCATGCCGCAGGAATCCCGCCAGCCATCAGCACACGATCTTGAGGTCCTCAGCCGCCAGCTCGGCCGGCCGGTCCGGGATGTCGTTGAGATCCCTGCACGGTGCGTCTGCGGCAATCCGCTGGTGGCGGCCACTGCGCCACGGCTCAGCAACGGAACACCGTTCCCCACCACGTTCTACCTGACCCACCCGGTCATCACCTCCGCGGTGTCGCGGCTGGAAGCGGGCGGCTTGATGAACGAGATGAATGACCGGCTGGCCGCTGACCAAGAGTTGGCGGGCACCTACCAAAGCGCCCACGAGGCCTATCTTCAGGCCCGGAACGACATCGCCGACCGCTCCGGGACCGGTGCGGTGCCCGAAATTGACGGCATCTCCGCCGGTGGCATGCCCACCCGCGTGAAGTGCCTGCATGTCCTGGTTGGCCACTCGTTGGCCGCAGGGCCGGGCGTCAACCCGTTGGGGGACGAGGCCCTGGAGTCCATCACCGAATGGTGGACCAAGGACCGCTGCTACTGCGACGGCGCCTGGGACACAGCGGGAGAGGCTCCTTCGCGCGACCTGAGCCGGCACGGCCCGCAGGGATTGCCGGACATCGTTGGACGCCCTGCGCCGGTGCGGAAATCGAAGACGGACATGTCAGGCCACCAGAAAGGCACTGCATGA
- a CDS encoding S8 family serine peptidase has translation MTLRFRRTVSAALATALAGGALAGALLTAPAATADAWRDKEFWLKESGVTNAWQVSKGAGVKVAIIDSGIDGNHPDLKGVVVGGTDVSGAGAPNGQKSIGAKTEHGTLVATMLAGRGHTTPTASPSPSASASPPGPPTVPPAGGPDGITGVAPEAEILAVSTWLGSPNPGGKTDQEQIPDAVRWAVDNGAKVINISLGSTSPDWPQSWDAAFLYAEQKDVVIVAAAGNRVGGNVQVGAPATIPGVLTVAGLDGEGRASVDSSSQGISIGVAAPAENLVGGIPGGGYAEWAGTSGAAPIVSGVAALIRSKWPEMSATQVINRIVTTAKDAGVPGKDPLYGYGILNAEAALKSEVPTASSNPLGSIADWIRVHRRGDFSTPSQAPVASPTSAAPTLADPTVPAAKTPATVDDALPAAVVLGFGALFIALVTGAAIQLRKVSRNPPAVPEEAETGALLKVDPPARK, from the coding sequence ATGACGTTGCGTTTTCGCCGCACCGTCTCCGCTGCCCTTGCCACAGCACTGGCAGGCGGGGCGCTGGCGGGTGCATTGTTGACCGCTCCTGCCGCTACCGCTGACGCGTGGCGGGACAAAGAGTTCTGGCTTAAGGAATCCGGTGTTACCAACGCCTGGCAGGTTTCCAAGGGCGCGGGAGTCAAGGTTGCCATCATCGATAGCGGCATTGACGGGAACCACCCGGACCTCAAAGGCGTGGTGGTCGGCGGAACCGATGTCTCGGGAGCCGGGGCACCCAACGGGCAGAAGAGCATCGGCGCCAAGACCGAGCATGGGACCCTGGTTGCCACGATGCTCGCCGGGCGCGGTCATACGACCCCCACGGCATCGCCGTCACCGAGTGCTTCGGCGAGTCCGCCCGGACCACCGACTGTCCCGCCTGCCGGGGGACCGGACGGGATCACCGGCGTCGCGCCTGAAGCTGAAATCCTTGCAGTTTCAACCTGGCTCGGGTCACCCAATCCCGGTGGCAAAACAGATCAGGAACAGATTCCGGATGCTGTGCGATGGGCAGTGGACAACGGCGCCAAGGTCATCAACATCTCGCTCGGCAGTACCTCGCCGGACTGGCCGCAGAGCTGGGACGCGGCATTCCTCTACGCCGAGCAGAAGGATGTGGTGATCGTTGCTGCGGCGGGCAACCGCGTGGGCGGTAACGTGCAGGTCGGGGCCCCGGCGACCATTCCCGGTGTCCTGACGGTCGCCGGGCTCGACGGCGAGGGGCGCGCCAGCGTGGATTCCTCGTCGCAGGGCATCAGCATTGGCGTGGCGGCACCGGCCGAGAACCTGGTGGGCGGCATTCCTGGAGGTGGGTACGCCGAATGGGCAGGCACCTCCGGCGCGGCCCCCATCGTTTCCGGTGTTGCTGCCCTCATCCGGTCCAAGTGGCCGGAGATGAGCGCCACCCAGGTCATCAACAGGATTGTCACCACCGCAAAGGATGCGGGAGTTCCGGGCAAGGATCCGCTGTACGGCTACGGCATCCTGAATGCCGAGGCAGCGTTGAAGAGTGAGGTACCGACGGCCAGCAGCAACCCCCTTGGTTCCATCGCCGACTGGATCCGTGTCCACCGCCGGGGCGACTTCAGCACGCCATCGCAGGCGCCGGTCGCGAGCCCCACCAGCGCAGCGCCCACGCTGGCCGACCCGACCGTTCCCGCTGCGAAGACGCCGGCGACCGTCGATGACGCCCTCCCTGCCGCCGTCGTGCTTGGCTTTGGAGCGCTGTTCATTGCCCTCGTGACGGGTGCTGCGATCCAACTGCGCAAGGTCTCCAGGAACCCTCCGGCTGTTCCCGAAGAAGCCGAAACGGGTGCTCTTTTGAAGGTGGATCCGCCCGCCAGGAAGTAG